From Campylobacteraceae bacterium, the proteins below share one genomic window:
- the rlmF gene encoding 23S rRNA (adenine(1618)-N(6))-methyltransferase RlmF: MKKTKTLHKNNPHNQEYNFDELCTSYPALKEYVLINKYNNESIDFFNTKAVLALNKALLKHYYKIENYDLPQQHLIPPIPGRADYIHYLAQYLMQNNNNTIPRGKDVKILDIGTGANCIYPIIASSAYDWDLVASDSSQESLDIAKNIVASNISLNNKVEFRFQNKQSDVLKNIVSNDEYFMASICNPPFHKSQEDASAASSRKIKNLKKDEYAKTVLNFSGTASELWCQGGEVEFISKLISQSTLYKKNFFCFSTLVSKKEHLSIFERKLKNLKAIDIKILEMKQGQKISRILVWSFLSKKEKQAWLEKHL; the protein is encoded by the coding sequence ATGAAAAAAACAAAAACACTCCATAAAAACAATCCGCACAATCAAGAATACAATTTTGATGAACTTTGTACTTCTTACCCTGCTTTAAAAGAATATGTATTAATAAATAAATACAATAATGAATCCATAGATTTTTTTAATACAAAAGCAGTACTTGCCCTTAATAAAGCGCTCTTAAAACACTATTATAAAATAGAGAATTATGATTTACCACAGCAGCATTTAATTCCTCCTATTCCTGGACGTGCAGATTATATACACTATTTAGCACAATATTTAATGCAAAACAATAACAATACAATTCCAAGAGGAAAAGACGTAAAGATTTTAGACATAGGAACAGGTGCTAACTGTATTTATCCTATTATTGCAAGTTCTGCTTATGATTGGGACCTTGTAGCAAGTGATAGCTCACAAGAGTCTTTAGACATTGCAAAAAATATTGTAGCATCCAATATATCTTTGAACAATAAAGTAGAATTTAGGTTCCAAAATAAACAAAGTGATGTATTAAAAAACATTGTTTCAAACGATGAATATTTCATGGCAAGTATTTGTAACCCTCCGTTTCATAAATCACAAGAAGATGCCAGTGCTGCTTCAAGCAGAAAAATAAAGAACCTAAAAAAAGATGAATATGCTAAAACGGTACTTAATTTCTCAGGAACTGCAAGTGAACTTTGGTGTCAAGGTGGAGAAGTAGAGTTTATATCTAAACTTATTTCTCAAAGTACACTTTATAAAAAGAATTTCTTTTGTTTCTCTACTTTGGTTTCTAAAAAAGAGCACTTAAGTATTTTCGAGCGAAAACTTAAGAACTTAAAAGCCATTGATATTAAAATTCTTGAAATGAAACAAGGTCAAAAAATATCTAGAATTTTAGTTTGGAGTTTTTTAAGTAAAAAAGAAAAACAAGCATGGCTAGAAAAACATCTTTAA
- a CDS encoding ABC transporter ATP-binding protein, with amino-acid sequence MSRNITFKFIFQSVLEKKKALIIGQIVTVLAIMISIPIPLLLPMLVDEVLLDKPSSILASIDTIIGSGDAFYYISIVTLSVIILRIVYFILSVIITKIFTKISKHVTFKIREKLLTHLKRVCINEYETLGSGAVSANLITDVNTLDAFIITSSSKLISSVLTLLAVSVVMIIIHPMLGLMILTIQPIIMLLSKRISKNVSVLKKEENEAVEDFQNNISEVLELFSQIKASNKEENFFQNAINKAKNVQITSNEYAYKSLAYERFSFTIFLVAFEVLRASGLIMVAYSDLSIGLMFAMFGYIWFIITPIQDILSMQYSYASAKAAIKRINKILDLHLEEDSHEILKLKNNALDIHVKKLRFFYNTDKIVLDDISFSIKAGEKVAFIGASGSGKTTLAQIISSFYTLKGGNIFYNDISIHDIKKSSLRENIFLVLQMPILFNNTLRFNITMGNDEICDNKIKEALEIAQMTELINDMKEGLNTIVGKNGIRLSGGQRQRLSIARMIIADPAVVIFDESTSALDVHTETRLFADLEKVLKNKTVITIAHRLSTVKNANKIYVLHEGNIVQEGNHETLSLEEGHYNSFVHSQLI; translated from the coding sequence ATGTCAAGAAATATTACTTTTAAATTCATCTTCCAAAGCGTTCTAGAAAAAAAGAAAGCGCTTATAATTGGTCAAATTGTTACTGTGCTTGCAATAATGATTTCTATTCCCATTCCTTTGTTATTGCCTATGTTAGTGGACGAAGTTCTTTTAGATAAACCCAGTTCAATTTTAGCTAGTATTGATACAATCATAGGATCTGGGGATGCTTTTTATTATATAAGCATTGTAACTTTGTCTGTCATAATATTGCGTATAGTATATTTTATTCTCTCAGTAATTATTACTAAAATTTTTACAAAAATTTCCAAACATGTTACGTTTAAAATAAGAGAAAAACTTCTTACGCATTTAAAACGTGTTTGTATCAATGAATATGAAACCTTAGGATCTGGCGCTGTATCTGCTAATTTAATTACCGATGTTAATACCTTGGATGCATTTATTATAACCAGCAGTTCAAAATTAATTTCCTCTGTTTTAACACTTCTCGCCGTTTCTGTTGTAATGATTATTATTCATCCCATGCTTGGACTTATGATTTTAACCATACAACCAATAATCATGCTCTTATCCAAGAGAATCTCAAAAAATGTTTCTGTATTAAAAAAAGAAGAAAATGAAGCAGTAGAAGATTTTCAAAACAATATTTCAGAAGTTTTAGAACTTTTTTCACAAATAAAAGCATCAAATAAAGAAGAGAACTTTTTTCAAAATGCCATTAACAAAGCCAAAAACGTGCAAATAACATCAAATGAATACGCCTATAAAAGTTTGGCTTATGAGCGTTTTTCTTTTACTATTTTTTTAGTTGCTTTTGAAGTATTACGAGCCTCTGGTTTAATTATGGTGGCTTACAGTGATTTATCTATTGGTTTAATGTTTGCAATGTTTGGTTATATTTGGTTTATAATAACTCCCATTCAAGATATCTTATCCATGCAGTACTCTTATGCATCTGCAAAAGCAGCCATTAAAAGAATTAATAAAATTCTTGATTTGCATTTAGAAGAAGACAGCCATGAAATATTAAAACTTAAAAACAATGCTTTAGACATACATGTTAAAAAACTACGATTTTTTTACAATACAGATAAAATTGTTTTAGATGATATTTCTTTTTCTATTAAAGCCGGTGAAAAAGTGGCTTTTATAGGCGCTAGTGGTTCAGGTAAAACGACCCTTGCTCAAATAATATCTTCTTTTTATACCCTAAAAGGTGGGAATATTTTTTACAATGATATCTCCATTCATGATATTAAAAAATCTTCTTTAAGAGAAAATATATTTTTAGTACTTCAAATGCCTATTTTATTTAATAATACTCTTAGATTTAATATTACTATGGGAAATGATGAAATCTGCGATAATAAAATTAAAGAAGCCCTTGAAATAGCTCAAATGACAGAACTTATAAATGACATGAAAGAGGGTTTAAATACCATTGTTGGGAAAAATGGAATTCGTTTAAGCGGAGGACAACGCCAACGCTTATCCATTGCACGAATGATTATTGCTGATCCTGCTGTTGTAATATTCGATGAATCAACTTCTGCTTTGGATGTACATACAGAAACCAGACTTTTTGCAGATTTAGAAAAAGTATTAAAAAACAAAACCGTTATTACTATTGCGCATCGTTTAAGTACAGTAAAAAATGCCAATAAAATTTATGTTTTACATGAAGGGAATATTGTACAAGAAGGAAATCATGAGACTTTGTCTTTAGAAGAGGGGCATTACAATAGTTTTGTTCACTCTCAACTCATATAA
- a CDS encoding transcriptional regulator, with amino-acid sequence MHPNIIKQVCKDLQLTYKRLASEIGYKPDTINKSASTGKISEQLNKAIEMYLENLRLKEELKEFTIMKNTLNKILS; translated from the coding sequence TTGCATCCAAATATTATCAAACAAGTGTGTAAAGACTTACAATTAACGTATAAAAGACTGGCAAGTGAAATTGGATATAAACCAGATACGATTAATAAATCAGCATCTACAGGAAAAATATCTGAACAATTAAACAAAGCCATTGAAATGTATTTAGAGAACTTACGATTAAAAGAAGAACTTAAAGAGTTCACTATTATGAAGAATACCCTTAATAAAATCCTATCTTAA
- a CDS encoding dihydrolipoyl dehydrogenase, translating to MKNYDLIIIGAGRASNLAVKASKLGKKVALIEKSALGGTCPNRGCVPSKLLIGYAHVARAIKESKKHFIEASIQNIDLEKIFEESNAYVNGIDSVYKNKFNENVTVYKGNASFLNNTTVKVNNEELSAKIIVIATGTRPIAPEHQKAWSSDDLFPLKTRVPKSITIVGSGFIACELANFFDAVGIKTKLLVRSNTLLKNEDAYISDIFKKEFSKNIDIDFETTLEDVQYSKNEFTMKLKHKNKTSTLHKSEALLYATGRIANTDTLELENTDIKIKANGFIKRDAFFQSSVKGVYVVGDASGEHMLQHAAAYEVNYLYKILFANEKKPLAFKYMPHAVFTDPEIASVGYTQEELDSNKRVYVSSTTNWLASAKAMSTKRTYPRTKLLVDPASYEILGCHLIGPESSTLMHQILAVMHINNDVRHLKDMLYIHPALSEAILPAAVKVMEAVNNYKEKSQA from the coding sequence ATGAAAAATTACGATTTGATAATTATAGGAGCTGGACGAGCAAGTAATTTAGCAGTAAAAGCTTCAAAATTGGGAAAAAAAGTTGCATTGATAGAAAAAAGTGCTTTAGGAGGTACTTGTCCCAATAGAGGATGTGTTCCATCAAAGTTATTAATTGGATATGCCCATGTTGCACGTGCTATAAAAGAATCAAAAAAACATTTTATTGAAGCAAGTATTCAAAATATTGATCTTGAGAAAATTTTTGAAGAAAGTAATGCTTATGTTAATGGTATAGATAGTGTATATAAAAATAAATTTAATGAAAATGTTACTGTTTATAAAGGAAATGCAAGTTTTCTTAATAATACTACGGTTAAAGTAAACAATGAAGAATTAAGTGCAAAAATTATTGTTATAGCAACAGGTACAAGACCTATTGCGCCAGAACATCAAAAAGCCTGGAGCAGTGATGATTTATTTCCCTTAAAAACACGTGTTCCTAAATCTATTACTATTGTAGGTTCTGGGTTCATAGCTTGTGAACTTGCGAATTTTTTTGATGCGGTGGGTATTAAAACCAAATTGTTAGTGCGTTCAAATACTTTATTGAAAAATGAAGATGCTTATATTTCTGATATTTTTAAAAAAGAGTTTTCTAAAAATATAGATATTGATTTTGAAACAACACTGGAAGACGTGCAGTATAGTAAGAATGAATTTACAATGAAATTAAAACATAAAAATAAAACAAGTACGCTTCATAAAAGTGAAGCTTTATTATATGCAACAGGAAGAATAGCTAATACGGATACGCTGGAACTAGAAAATACGGACATAAAAATCAAAGCAAATGGTTTTATTAAAAGAGATGCATTTTTCCAAAGTTCTGTAAAAGGAGTTTATGTTGTAGGAGATGCAAGTGGAGAACATATGTTACAACATGCGGCTGCTTATGAAGTGAATTATTTGTACAAAATTTTATTTGCGAATGAAAAAAAACCCTTGGCTTTTAAATATATGCCTCATGCTGTTTTTACTGATCCTGAAATTGCAAGTGTTGGATATACACAAGAAGAATTGGACTCTAATAAGAGAGTTTATGTAAGCTCAACAACAAACTGGTTAGCAAGTGCAAAAGCAATGTCTACCAAACGTACTTATCCCCGTACGAAATTATTAGTAGATCCTGCTTCTTATGAAATATTAGGATGTCATTTAATAGGACCAGAAAGTTCAACCTTGATGCATCAAATTTTGGCAGTAATGCATATAAATAATGATGTAAGGCATTTAAAAGATATGTTGTATATTCATCCTGCATTAAGTGAAGCTATCTTACCAGCAGCCGTAAAAGTAATGGAGGCTGTAAATAATTATAAAGAAAAGAGTCAAGCTTAG
- a CDS encoding DUF1104 domain-containing protein, with the protein MKKLLLMLLCFSFVYCENFSEMSTQELIAIMGYVKPAKINNFKRELNSRLSTMNASEKKEYLKNVKKMK; encoded by the coding sequence ATGAAAAAATTATTATTAATGCTTCTTTGTTTTTCTTTTGTGTATTGCGAAAACTTTTCAGAAATGAGTACACAGGAGCTTATTGCAATAATGGGCTATGTAAAACCTGCTAAAATAAATAATTTTAAGCGAGAACTTAACTCTAGGCTTTCTACTATGAATGCTTCAGAAAAAAAAGAGTATTTAAAAAATGTTAAAAAGATGAAATAA
- a CDS encoding response regulator transcription factor, producing the protein MKKKIFLLEDDITLNETISEYLSENDYEVVSMFDGYEAYTHLYENSYDLILLDVNVPSLNGFELLKNLRNHNILVPAIFLTSLNSMDDFEKGYESGCDDFLRKPFELKELLLRIKTIIKNGYFHNINERIEIDTGIFYDVNNNTLYKNDEKIVLNHKECLLLKFFLQKQNTLISHEEIHQALWDYDEVFSDNSLRTYIKNLRKIFGKDRIISVKKFGYRFTSK; encoded by the coding sequence ATGAAAAAGAAAATATTTTTATTAGAAGATGATATTACCTTGAATGAAACGATTTCTGAGTATTTAAGTGAAAATGATTATGAGGTCGTATCTATGTTTGATGGTTATGAAGCTTATACTCACTTGTATGAAAACTCTTATGATTTGATTTTACTGGATGTTAATGTTCCTTCATTAAATGGTTTTGAGCTTTTGAAAAACCTACGCAATCATAATATTTTAGTACCTGCTATTTTTTTAACGTCTTTAAATTCAATGGATGATTTTGAAAAAGGCTATGAGAGTGGCTGTGATGATTTTTTACGTAAACCTTTTGAATTAAAAGAACTTCTTTTGCGTATTAAAACCATTATAAAAAACGGTTATTTTCATAATATAAATGAAAGAATAGAAATAGATACAGGTATTTTTTACGATGTTAATAACAATACTTTATATAAAAATGATGAAAAAATAGTTTTAAATCATAAAGAATGTTTGTTATTAAAGTTTTTTTTACAAAAACAAAATACTTTAATTTCTCATGAAGAAATACACCAAGCTCTTTGGGATTATGACGAAGTGTTTAGTGATAATTCTTTGCGAACCTATATTAAAAACTTACGAAAAATATTCGGTAAAGACAGGATAATCAGTGTTAAAAAATTTGGGTATAGATTTACATCAAAGTGA
- a CDS encoding HAMP domain-containing histidine kinase produces MLKNLGIDLHQSEKKTLYSFLSLYTFLCLVIIFFVSFLYFTFQKDLMLQNKREVLQAYSKDFILRLKDLHINFDKYKYYPRDEKFNSAIYDSEQTLIFSTLEAKNVSLNEVIYTNTSHIHFIEEPESYYLGAKYIVIEIIDKNDWFFSVKKEIALFSSIAFIFMFLMGFFLLRLFLKPMRDSFFLLDNFIKDTTHELNTPLMVITSNVEMLKNHSFDEKIQKKINRIEIAARTVSNIYDDLTYLTLNNKIISKNENINLSILFLQRIEYFKSLSKSKKITMHSQINKDIFIYCDNKKISKIIDNLISNAIKYNKIKGSIHFILKESYLCIEDTGIGIKEEDIKYLFQRYSRFSYQVGGFGIGLNIVKLICDEYDINITASSLIKKGTKMELRW; encoded by the coding sequence GTGTTAAAAAATTTGGGTATAGATTTACATCAAAGTGAAAAAAAGACTTTATATTCTTTTTTAAGCCTTTATACTTTCCTTTGCCTTGTAATTATCTTTTTTGTCTCTTTTTTATATTTTACTTTTCAAAAAGACTTAATGCTTCAAAATAAAAGAGAAGTATTACAAGCTTATTCCAAAGACTTTATCTTACGTTTAAAAGACTTACATATTAATTTTGACAAATACAAATATTATCCCAGAGATGAAAAATTCAATTCAGCTATTTATGACAGTGAGCAAACGCTTATTTTTTCAACCCTAGAAGCCAAAAATGTTTCTTTAAATGAAGTTATTTATACCAATACTTCTCATATTCATTTTATAGAAGAACCTGAATCTTATTATTTAGGGGCTAAGTATATTGTTATTGAGATAATAGACAAAAATGATTGGTTTTTTAGTGTAAAAAAAGAGATAGCACTTTTTTCAAGTATTGCTTTTATTTTTATGTTTTTAATGGGATTTTTTTTATTAAGATTATTTTTAAAACCAATGAGAGACTCTTTTTTCCTTTTGGATAATTTTATAAAAGATACAACGCATGAGTTAAATACGCCCTTAATGGTTATTACTTCAAATGTTGAAATGCTTAAAAACCATAGTTTTGATGAAAAAATTCAAAAAAAGATAAACAGAATAGAAATTGCAGCACGCACGGTTTCAAATATTTATGATGATTTGACGTATTTAACGCTTAATAATAAAATTATTTCAAAGAATGAGAATATAAACCTAAGTATTTTGTTTCTTCAACGCATTGAATATTTTAAATCCTTATCAAAAAGTAAAAAAATAACAATGCACTCACAGATAAACAAAGATATTTTTATTTATTGCGATAATAAGAAGATTTCTAAAATAATCGATAATTTAATTTCCAATGCTATTAAATATAATAAAATAAAAGGAAGTATACATTTTATTTTAAAAGAGTCTTATCTTTGCATAGAAGATACGGGTATTGGGATTAAAGAAGAAGATATAAAATATCTGTTTCAGCGTTACTCTCGTTTTTCTTATCAAGTTGGGGGTTTTGGGATTGGACTTAATATAGTTAAACTTATTTGTGATGAGTATGATATAAATATTACGGCTTCTTCTCTTATTAAGAAAGGAACAAAAATGGAGCTTAGATGGTAA
- a CDS encoding flagellin codes for MEINSGISYNQSSYLNGNKALERISSGSKLNSASDDASSLAISAQLQKQSSGYAQSISNVNSGVALTQIADQAINEQSNILDTIKEKLLQASTDTTSDDGRANILKDIQALSEQLNNIASSTNYNGNYLLQENATSQETSANLSFQAGNSSSDTIETQGIQANTLGLGLENLLNQDAATFDSSTAREYLETVDSAISTLSSFRSELGSSQNQLESSGRSLISAYTQTQEAQSVLSSANIAEEIANFNKNNVLTQAGIYALAQSNNIKQDAVIRLLS; via the coding sequence ATGGAAATTAATTCAGGAATATCGTACAATCAGAGTTCTTATTTAAATGGAAATAAAGCATTAGAGCGAATTTCAAGTGGCTCAAAATTAAACTCTGCCAGTGATGATGCTTCCTCTTTAGCTATATCTGCCCAACTACAAAAACAAAGCAGTGGTTATGCACAATCTATTTCAAATGTTAATTCTGGTGTTGCTTTAACACAAATTGCAGATCAGGCTATTAATGAACAAAGTAATATCCTAGATACCATTAAAGAAAAACTTTTACAAGCCTCAACCGATACAACTTCAGATGATGGAAGAGCAAATATTTTAAAAGATATTCAAGCTTTGAGTGAGCAATTAAACAATATTGCAAGCTCTACTAATTATAATGGCAATTATCTCTTACAAGAAAATGCCACTTCACAAGAAACAAGTGCAAATTTAAGTTTTCAAGCAGGGAATTCAAGTTCTGATACCATTGAAACACAAGGAATTCAAGCAAATACGCTAGGACTTGGTCTTGAAAACTTATTAAATCAAGATGCAGCTACTTTTGATTCAAGTACAGCAAGAGAATATTTAGAGACTGTTGATTCTGCTATTAGCACCTTAAGCAGCTTTCGTTCAGAATTAGGAAGCTCACAAAACCAATTAGAAAGCTCTGGAAGATCATTGATTTCTGCTTATACTCAAACACAAGAAGCGCAATCTGTTCTAAGTTCAGCCAATATTGCAGAAGAAATAGCAAACTTTAATAAAAACAATGTATTAACACAAGCAGGTATTTATGCCCTTGCCCAAAGTAATAATATTAAACAAGATGCCGTAATAAGATTGCTTTCCTAA
- a CDS encoding HU family DNA-binding protein codes for MNKAEFIDAIAAKAGLSKKDAKGAVDAVLETITETLVKRENVSFIGFGTFSTADRAARTAKVPGTDRTVNVPATTVAKFKVGKSLKEAVSGKK; via the coding sequence ATGAATAAAGCAGAATTTATCGACGCAATTGCAGCAAAAGCTGGATTATCTAAAAAAGACGCTAAGGGTGCAGTTGATGCAGTACTTGAAACAATTACTGAAACATTAGTAAAAAGAGAAAACGTTAGTTTTATTGGTTTTGGAACTTTTTCTACAGCTGACAGAGCTGCTAGAACAGCGAAAGTACCAGGAACAGACAGAACAGTTAATGTACCTGCAACTACTGTAGCTAAATTTAAAGTTGGAAAATCTTTAAAAGAAGCAGTATCTGGAAAAAAATAA
- a CDS encoding class II aldolase/adducin family protein, with amino-acid sequence MTDKKTINLLSSICSIMFRKNFFGIYHGAISAKTDQHRFLINKSDSMFDKMDENAYCDLSIITQDYRWNTASMDSHIHANIYNNIHEAKYIAFGVPLYTTAYSLTHDKIVFEDYFGKTAFNELPIYDPGDFSTWYNRNGLEITKYLKESHNHVMIIKGVGTYVYDRDINSLLKKIAILENSCRLLSLKSSF; translated from the coding sequence ATGACTGATAAAAAAACAATAAATTTATTATCCAGCATTTGTTCTATAATGTTTAGAAAGAATTTTTTTGGTATTTACCATGGTGCGATTTCAGCAAAGACTGACCAGCACAGGTTCTTAATCAATAAATCGGACTCAATGTTTGATAAAATGGATGAAAATGCATATTGTGACTTAAGTATTATTACACAAGATTACAGATGGAATACAGCAAGTATGGATTCTCATATTCATGCCAATATTTATAATAACATTCATGAAGCAAAATATATTGCTTTTGGAGTGCCTCTTTATACAACAGCATATTCTTTAACGCACGATAAAATTGTTTTTGAAGACTACTTTGGCAAAACAGCGTTTAATGAACTTCCTATTTATGATCCAGGGGATTTCTCAACTTGGTATAACAGAAATGGTTTGGAGATTACAAAATATTTAAAAGAATCCCATAATCATGTCATGATAATCAAAGGTGTAGGTACTTATGTTTACGACAGAGATATTAATTCTTTATTAAAAAAAATTGCAATCTTAGAAAATAGTTGTAGATTACTTAGTCTAAAATCATCTTTTTAA
- the rsmH gene encoding 16S rRNA (cytosine(1402)-N(4))-methyltransferase RsmH yields MTAPHIPVLYNETLKAFEDIEEGYIIDCTTGYAGHSKGLLLQNDDIKLICNDQDDEALDFSKIALEEFSPRVRFNKGNFEHIFEQFKDFEIRGILADIGVSSLQLDKKSRGFSFESETLDMRMDDKQELDASFVVNNYSQDELERVFDECGEVREYKKMASLIVNNRPFTSAKNLAACISKNMHKGRIHPATLPFQGIRIEVNDELGVLKRLFDSLALFKPKNCIVAIISFHSLEDRIVKQYFKQWSKKCICPSDAFRCTCGNNNSLGKILSKKPITPSALEIKVNPRSRSSKLRIFKFD; encoded by the coding sequence ATGACTGCACCACATATACCTGTACTATACAATGAAACGCTAAAGGCTTTTGAAGATATAGAAGAAGGTTATATCATTGATTGTACTACTGGTTATGCAGGACATTCCAAGGGTTTATTACTTCAAAACGATGATATTAAGCTTATTTGTAATGATCAAGATGATGAAGCTTTAGATTTTTCAAAAATTGCTTTAGAAGAATTTTCTCCCAGAGTTAGGTTTAACAAAGGGAATTTTGAGCATATTTTTGAACAATTTAAAGATTTTGAAATCAGAGGAATTTTGGCTGATATTGGCGTTTCTTCTTTACAATTGGATAAAAAAAGCAGAGGTTTTTCTTTTGAGAGTGAAACTCTTGATATGAGAATGGATGATAAACAAGAACTGGATGCTTCTTTTGTTGTCAATAATTATTCCCAAGATGAATTAGAACGAGTATTTGATGAATGTGGAGAAGTAAGAGAATATAAAAAAATGGCCTCACTTATTGTTAATAACAGGCCTTTTACATCTGCAAAAAACCTAGCCGCTTGTATATCAAAAAACATGCATAAAGGGCGAATTCACCCAGCAACTCTTCCTTTTCAAGGAATTAGAATAGAAGTAAATGATGAGCTTGGTGTGTTAAAGCGATTATTTGATTCTCTTGCTTTGTTTAAACCCAAAAATTGTATTGTGGCTATTATTTCTTTTCATTCGTTGGAAGATCGAATAGTAAAACAATATTTTAAACAATGGAGTAAAAAATGTATTTGTCCAAGTGATGCGTTTAGATGTACTTGTGGAAATAATAACTCTTTGGGAAAAATTCTTAGTAAAAAACCAATTACTCCTAGCGCGCTTGAGATTAAAGTGAACCCACGCTCACGTTCTTCCAAATTAAGGATTTTTAAGTTTGATTAA